One Actinosynnema pretiosum DNA segment encodes these proteins:
- a CDS encoding class I mannose-6-phosphate isomerase — MSNTGSRAIELPANQPKQFYRGGASIAELRGAPEADFGPEDWVASTTTLFGKPDAGLSRLPDGRLLRDAVAADPTTWLGPEHVAEFGADTALLVKLLDAGQRLPVHCHPSNAFAATHLDCRHGKTEAWIVIGTKGANPLVHIGFRDDVPEDVVTRWVAEQDTSAMLGALNEVRVSPGDVVFVPAGVPHAIGAGVFIVELQQPTDFSVTLEWSGFLASPDAGHLGLGYDKALGCVDRDGWGGRLDELIRRTGDRSQGAVDLFARNADPFFRADRLHVSGSVELDPSFAVLVVLEGSGTLGSLELRRGSTAVVPHAAGQEVLSGDLVAVRCRPPLPSSLGS, encoded by the coding sequence GTGAGCAACACGGGTTCTCGGGCGATCGAACTGCCCGCCAACCAGCCGAAGCAGTTCTACCGGGGTGGCGCGTCCATCGCGGAGCTGCGCGGCGCCCCGGAGGCCGACTTCGGCCCGGAGGACTGGGTCGCGTCGACCACGACGCTGTTCGGCAAGCCCGACGCGGGCCTGTCGCGGCTGCCGGACGGCAGGCTACTGCGCGACGCGGTCGCCGCCGACCCGACGACGTGGCTGGGCCCGGAGCACGTCGCGGAGTTCGGCGCGGACACCGCCCTGCTGGTGAAGCTGCTCGACGCGGGCCAGCGCCTGCCGGTGCACTGCCACCCGTCGAACGCGTTCGCCGCGACCCACCTCGACTGCCGCCACGGCAAGACCGAGGCGTGGATCGTGATCGGCACCAAGGGAGCGAACCCATTGGTGCACATCGGTTTCCGCGACGACGTGCCCGAGGACGTGGTGACCCGCTGGGTCGCCGAGCAGGACACCTCGGCGATGCTCGGCGCGCTGAACGAGGTCCGCGTCTCCCCCGGCGACGTGGTGTTCGTGCCCGCGGGCGTGCCGCACGCGATCGGCGCGGGCGTGTTCATCGTGGAGCTCCAGCAGCCGACGGACTTCTCGGTCACCCTGGAGTGGTCCGGTTTCCTGGCGAGCCCGGACGCGGGCCACCTCGGCCTCGGCTACGACAAGGCCCTCGGCTGCGTCGACCGGGACGGCTGGGGCGGCAGGCTGGACGAGCTGATCCGCCGCACCGGCGACCGGTCCCAGGGCGCCGTGGACCTGTTCGCCCGCAACGCCGACCCGTTCTTCCGCGCCGACCGCCTGCACGTGTCCGGCTCGGTCGAGCTGGACCCGTCGTTCGCCGTGCTGGTCGTGCTGGAGGGCAGCGGGACCCTCGGCTCGCTGGAGCTGCGCCGGGGGAGCACAGCCGTCGTGCCGCACGCGGCGGGCCAGGAGGTCCTGTCCGGCGACCTGGTCGCCGTGCGGTGCAGGCCGCCACTGCCATCCAGCCTCGGGAGCTGA
- a CDS encoding ATP-binding cassette domain-containing protein: MGLPLLEAKDLVKSYGGVEALRGASFTAEAGEVVALIGDNGAGKSTLVKCLSGVERPDAGTISFDGNPVSLPSPTAARALGVETVYQDLAVAPDLDPAANLYLGRELRKPGLLGKLGVLDKKEMRRRAQASFAELGVSLQSVDVPIGSLSGGQRQSVAVARSVVWASRLVFMDEPTAALGVVQREKVLDVVRRVRDQGIAVVLISHNMPEVLAVADRVEVLRLGRRVARFRTADATVEELVGAMTGALHQEES; this comes from the coding sequence GTGGGCTTACCCCTGTTAGAAGCGAAGGACCTGGTCAAGAGCTACGGCGGCGTCGAAGCCCTGCGGGGCGCGAGCTTCACGGCCGAGGCCGGTGAGGTCGTCGCGCTGATCGGCGACAACGGCGCGGGCAAGTCGACGCTGGTGAAGTGCCTGTCGGGGGTGGAGCGGCCGGACGCCGGGACGATCTCGTTCGACGGGAACCCGGTGTCCCTGCCCTCCCCGACGGCGGCCCGCGCCCTGGGCGTCGAGACGGTCTACCAGGACCTGGCGGTCGCGCCGGACCTCGATCCGGCCGCGAACCTGTACCTGGGCCGGGAGCTGCGCAAGCCGGGCCTGCTGGGGAAGCTCGGCGTGCTGGACAAGAAGGAGATGCGGCGGCGCGCCCAGGCCTCGTTCGCGGAGCTGGGCGTGTCGCTGCAGAGCGTGGACGTGCCGATCGGGTCGCTGTCCGGCGGGCAGCGGCAGAGCGTGGCGGTGGCCCGCTCGGTGGTGTGGGCCAGCAGGCTCGTGTTCATGGACGAGCCGACGGCGGCGCTGGGCGTGGTGCAGCGCGAGAAGGTGCTGGACGTGGTGCGGCGGGTCCGCGACCAGGGCATCGCGGTGGTGCTGATCAGCCACAACATGCCCGAGGTGCTGGCGGTGGCCGACCGGGTCGAGGTGCTGCGGCTGGGCCGCAGGGTGGCCCGCTTCCGGACCGCCGACGCGACCGTGGAGGAACTGGTCGGGGCGATGACCGGCGCGCTGCACCAGGAGGAGTCGTGA
- a CDS encoding ABC transporter permease, whose product MTAGEKAPLEPDAQPRSTPERGLATSNTLWIGLVLLVLVAVFGALRPDAVLTAFTLQTTLVETSVLLVLSVGMTFVIITAGIDLSVGSVLVFSGVTAAMAMNAVSGGDATGAGWGTVLLGLAVALASGAAWGLLNGLLIARAGIPPLIVTLGSFGAALGAGQLLSDGSNVSGVPDVLADGLGTGTWFGVPNLVLLAAAVTAVGALLLSTTRFGRHTHAIGSNAEAVRRAGVSVSGHLVKVYLLAGVLAGLAGFMALAYFRVASITGHDTDNLNAIAGVVLGGTSLFGGVGSVVGTVLGVFIPAVLRKGFVIVGVNVYWQPIAVAVVLVAAVWFDQSRRRARNRR is encoded by the coding sequence GTGACCGCCGGGGAGAAGGCCCCGCTGGAGCCGGACGCCCAGCCGAGGAGCACCCCCGAGCGCGGGCTCGCCACCTCCAACACGCTGTGGATCGGCCTGGTGCTGCTGGTCCTGGTCGCGGTGTTCGGCGCGCTGCGCCCGGACGCGGTGCTGACCGCGTTCACGCTCCAGACCACGCTGGTGGAGACCTCGGTCCTGCTGGTGCTGTCGGTCGGCATGACGTTCGTGATCATCACCGCCGGGATCGACCTGTCGGTCGGCTCGGTGCTGGTGTTCTCCGGCGTCACGGCGGCGATGGCGATGAACGCGGTCAGCGGCGGCGACGCCACCGGCGCGGGCTGGGGCACCGTCCTCTTGGGACTGGCCGTGGCGCTGGCGAGCGGCGCGGCGTGGGGCCTGCTGAACGGCCTGCTGATCGCGCGGGCGGGCATCCCGCCGCTGATCGTGACGCTGGGCTCGTTCGGCGCGGCGCTCGGCGCGGGCCAGCTGCTGTCCGACGGGTCGAACGTCAGCGGCGTCCCGGACGTGCTGGCGGACGGCCTCGGCACCGGGACCTGGTTCGGCGTGCCCAACCTGGTGCTGCTCGCGGCGGCGGTGACGGCGGTGGGCGCGCTGCTGCTGTCCACGACCCGCTTCGGCAGGCACACCCACGCGATCGGCTCGAACGCGGAGGCCGTGCGGCGGGCGGGCGTGTCGGTGTCCGGGCACCTGGTGAAGGTGTACCTGCTGGCGGGCGTGCTGGCCGGGCTCGCCGGGTTCATGGCGCTGGCCTACTTCCGGGTCGCGTCCATCACCGGCCACGACACCGACAACCTCAACGCGATCGCGGGCGTGGTCCTGGGCGGCACCAGCCTGTTCGGCGGGGTCGGCTCGGTCGTCGGCACGGTGCTGGGCGTGTTCATCCCGGCGGTGCTGCGCAAGGGCTTCGTGATCGTGGGCGTGAACGTGTACTGGCAGCCGATCGCCGTGGCCGTGGTGCTGGTGGCCGCCGTGTGGTTCGACCAGTCGCGGCGAAGGGCCAGGAACCGGCGCTAG
- a CDS encoding ABC transporter substrate-binding protein → MSMRTAVLGATAVLLLAGCGGGGQIGDSGGDVDAKKMVLIPGVTAEPFYISMECGFREAAQAAGYQVDVQAPSKFDSNQQIPIVSGVLANKPGAVLISPTDDTALAGPMKSLKDAGVKVVEVDTALVDTSVAVSSVSSDNEQGGALAARTLAELVGDRTGSVLVLNTKAGTSTTDARARGFETELARHPNLKYAGQQYTDNEPDQAASKVTATLAAYPDLIGVFATNLNTGEGAATGLRNAGKTGAVNLIGFDASPKQVEDLRGGVVQALIAQDPATIGKTGVEHAVAAIEGKEVQRTTETDLVALTKADMESKSEYFYKQEC, encoded by the coding sequence ATGTCGATGAGGACAGCGGTTCTCGGTGCGACGGCGGTGCTGCTGCTGGCGGGGTGCGGCGGTGGCGGGCAGATCGGCGACTCCGGCGGTGACGTGGACGCCAAGAAGATGGTGCTGATCCCCGGCGTGACCGCCGAGCCGTTCTACATCTCCATGGAGTGCGGCTTCCGCGAGGCGGCGCAGGCGGCGGGCTACCAGGTCGACGTGCAGGCGCCGTCGAAGTTCGACTCGAACCAGCAGATCCCGATCGTCAGCGGCGTGCTGGCGAACAAGCCGGGCGCGGTGCTGATCTCGCCGACGGACGACACCGCGCTGGCCGGTCCGATGAAGTCGCTCAAGGACGCGGGCGTGAAGGTCGTGGAGGTGGACACCGCGCTGGTGGACACCTCGGTCGCGGTGTCGTCGGTGTCGTCGGACAACGAGCAGGGCGGCGCGCTGGCCGCGCGGACCCTGGCCGAGCTGGTGGGCGACCGGACCGGTTCGGTGCTGGTGCTCAACACCAAGGCCGGGACGAGCACCACGGACGCCCGCGCGAGGGGCTTCGAGACCGAGCTGGCCAGGCACCCGAACCTGAAGTACGCGGGCCAGCAGTACACCGACAACGAGCCGGACCAGGCCGCGTCGAAGGTGACCGCGACCCTGGCGGCCTACCCGGACCTGATCGGCGTGTTCGCCACGAACCTGAACACCGGCGAGGGCGCGGCGACCGGGCTGCGCAACGCGGGCAAGACCGGCGCGGTGAACCTGATCGGGTTCGACGCCAGCCCCAAGCAGGTGGAGGACCTGCGCGGCGGGGTGGTGCAGGCGCTGATCGCCCAGGACCCGGCCACGATCGGGAAGACCGGGGTCGAGCACGCGGTCGCCGCGATCGAGGGCAAGGAGGTCCAGCGGACCACCGAGACCGACCTGGTCGCGCTGACCAAGGCCGACATGGAGTCGAAGTCGGAGTACTTCTACAAGCAGGAGTGCTGA
- a CDS encoding alpha/beta hydrolase encodes MRRALIAALPVLLAGSLLPARAVAERVEQTGQPEQTGQVAGGRPIAERFLTQRIGWAPCAEPDLPGLECGSYRAPHDWNALGDQRVVTIAVSRLRTAEGVTRSLLTNPGGPGAPGRWLPLRFASRQRLLASTEVIGVDVRGTGASTNLTCGNLDWTTIADPRDRSRANTDLLYDAAQLQARACQSRSGDLGRVVTTEQTVRDLDLLRHLLGRPQADWVGYSGGTWIGAYYATFFPKRVGRFVLDSNADFTAPWKKILNDSFGPGFQRRFEVDYLPWVAKHDAHYRLGRAPQEVLRVYEAVRAAVKAEPFALEDGTVVTEILFDLLFAQTQYLKELFPQLTPLLSHLAHALGVVGGAEATGPVTASRATAALAATPVRHPDAANATLHAIACNDTPFPGDRRSLAGEAERAGARYPFFGYYQPVAPCAFWNRPAIALPTPTGRGVPPVLMVQSERDPATPVEGAVRAHRAFAGSRLLTVLDEGDHGLYAGGNACVDDVVEAFLVDGVVPERDLTCRGMPLPEPLTAEAAPPVRLAFTFPL; translated from the coding sequence ATGCGCAGAGCGCTCATCGCCGCGCTCCCGGTGCTGCTCGCGGGCTCGCTGTTACCCGCGCGGGCGGTCGCCGAGCGGGTGGAGCAGACCGGGCAGCCTGAGCAGACCGGGCAGGTCGCGGGTGGCAGGCCGATCGCGGAGCGGTTCCTGACCCAGCGGATCGGGTGGGCCCCGTGCGCCGAGCCGGACCTGCCGGGGTTGGAGTGCGGCAGCTACCGCGCGCCGCACGACTGGAACGCCCTCGGCGACCAGCGGGTGGTGACAATCGCGGTCAGCAGGCTGCGGACGGCGGAGGGGGTCACCAGGAGCCTGCTGACCAACCCCGGCGGCCCCGGCGCCCCCGGCCGGTGGCTGCCGCTGCGGTTCGCCTCCCGCCAGCGGCTGCTGGCGAGCACCGAGGTCATCGGGGTCGACGTGCGCGGCACGGGTGCCAGCACGAACCTGACCTGCGGGAACCTCGACTGGACGACGATCGCCGACCCGCGCGACCGCAGCCGGGCGAACACCGACCTGCTGTACGACGCGGCGCAGCTCCAGGCCCGCGCGTGCCAGTCCAGGTCGGGTGACCTCGGCCGGGTGGTGACCACCGAGCAGACCGTGCGGGACCTGGACCTGCTGCGCCACCTGCTCGGCCGCCCCCAGGCGGACTGGGTGGGCTACTCGGGCGGGACGTGGATCGGCGCCTACTACGCGACGTTCTTCCCGAAGCGGGTCGGCCGGTTCGTGCTCGACTCGAACGCGGACTTCACCGCCCCCTGGAAGAAGATCCTCAACGACTCCTTCGGCCCCGGTTTCCAACGCCGGTTCGAGGTCGACTACCTGCCGTGGGTCGCGAAGCACGACGCCCACTACCGCCTCGGCAGGGCCCCGCAGGAGGTGCTGCGGGTCTACGAGGCCGTGCGCGCGGCGGTGAAGGCCGAGCCGTTCGCGCTGGAGGACGGCACGGTCGTCACCGAGATCCTGTTCGACCTGCTGTTCGCCCAGACCCAGTACCTGAAGGAGCTGTTCCCCCAGCTCACGCCGCTGCTGTCCCACCTGGCGCACGCGCTGGGCGTGGTGGGCGGCGCCGAGGCCACCGGGCCCGTGACGGCGTCGCGCGCGACGGCGGCGCTGGCGGCGACCCCGGTGCGCCACCCGGACGCGGCGAACGCGACCCTGCACGCGATCGCCTGCAACGACACCCCGTTCCCCGGCGACCGCAGGTCCCTGGCCGGGGAGGCGGAGCGCGCCGGCGCCCGCTACCCGTTCTTCGGCTACTACCAGCCCGTCGCCCCGTGCGCCTTCTGGAACCGCCCGGCGATCGCGCTGCCCACCCCGACCGGCCGGGGCGTGCCGCCGGTGCTGATGGTGCAGTCCGAGCGCGACCCGGCGACCCCGGTCGAGGGCGCGGTGCGGGCGCACCGGGCGTTCGCGGGCTCGCGGCTGCTGACCGTTCTCGACGAGGGCGACCACGGCCTGTACGCGGGCGGCAACGCGTGCGTGGACGACGTGGTGGAGGCGTTCCTGGTCGACGGCGTCGTGCCGGAGCGCGACCTGACCTGCCGGGGGATGCCGCTGCCCGAGCCGCTCACCGCGGAGGCCGCGCCCCCGGTCAGGCTGGCCTTCACGTTCCCCCTGTGA
- a CDS encoding alpha/beta hydrolase, with amino-acid sequence MRTTLIAVLTALLTTPLLPVPASAAPTGAAEAGTQAGGRPVAEHLLRQRIDWTPCAEPDLAGLECGAYRTPRDWTAPRDSRTITIAVSRLRNDHARRSVLTNPGGPGGQGRFTPLMLQGRPRLVDSAELIGFDVRGAGASTNLTCGNLDWRLVADPRDRSRANVRRLYDAAELQARTCQTLSGDLHRVVNTEQTTRDLDLLRHLLGRDLVDWVGYSSGTWLGAHYATLFPRRVGRFTLDSNADLTARFQTMFHDYFAQAFQRRFDVDYLPWVAEHHDTYGLGRTPEEVRRVYEAVRAKLAEAPLTLPDGTPLDAIAFDQTAFRTQYRKLLFPLVTPDLADLARHLGVAPPEPAETSGPHRATPGFPTLTALANRYPDAENATLFAVACNDTPFHGGRAALARDAERTGSRYPFFGYHQLLAPCAFWNRPPLTLPTPTGEGAPPLLLVQSERDPATPVEGARRSHKALKGSRMLTVLDEGDHGMYAVANNPCVDRAVEDFLVDGKLPQRDLTCPGTPMPTPNAPAATTTALSPLIGFPL; translated from the coding sequence ATGCGCACAACGCTCATCGCGGTGCTGACCGCGCTGCTCACCACCCCGCTGTTACCCGTGCCCGCCTCCGCAGCCCCGACCGGCGCAGCGGAGGCGGGCACGCAGGCGGGTGGCAGGCCCGTGGCCGAGCACCTGCTGCGGCAGCGGATCGACTGGACGCCGTGCGCGGAACCGGACCTGGCCGGTCTGGAGTGCGGCGCCTACCGCACCCCGCGCGACTGGACCGCCCCCAGGGACTCGCGGACCATCACCATCGCGGTGAGCAGGCTCCGCAACGACCACGCGCGCCGCAGCGTGCTCACCAACCCCGGCGGCCCCGGCGGTCAGGGCAGGTTCACCCCCTTGATGCTCCAGGGCAGGCCGCGCCTGGTCGACTCCGCCGAGCTGATCGGCTTCGACGTGCGCGGCGCAGGCGCGAGCACCAACCTGACCTGCGGAAACCTGGACTGGCGCCTGGTCGCCGACCCCCGCGACCGCAGCCGCGCGAACGTGAGGCGCCTCTACGACGCCGCAGAGCTCCAGGCCCGGACCTGCCAAACCCTCTCCGGCGACCTGCACCGCGTGGTCAACACCGAGCAGACCACCCGCGACCTCGACCTCCTGCGCCACCTGCTGGGCAGGGACCTCGTCGACTGGGTCGGCTACTCCAGCGGGACCTGGCTGGGCGCGCACTACGCGACCCTCTTCCCGAGGCGCGTGGGCCGTTTCACGCTCGACTCGAACGCCGACCTCACGGCCAGGTTCCAGACCATGTTCCACGACTACTTCGCCCAGGCATTCCAACGCCGCTTCGACGTGGACTACCTGCCGTGGGTCGCGGAGCACCACGACACCTACGGCCTCGGCCGAACCCCGGAGGAGGTGCGGCGGGTCTACGAGGCCGTGCGCGCGAAGCTGGCCGAGGCCCCCCTCACCCTCCCGGACGGAACCCCCTTGGACGCGATCGCCTTCGACCAGACCGCGTTCCGGACCCAGTACCGCAAGCTCCTGTTCCCCCTGGTCACCCCGGACCTGGCCGACCTGGCCCGCCACTTGGGCGTGGCGCCCCCCGAGCCTGCGGAGACCTCAGGCCCGCACCGCGCCACCCCCGGATTCCCCACCCTGACCGCGCTGGCCAACCGCTACCCGGACGCGGAGAACGCGACCCTGTTCGCCGTGGCCTGCAACGACACCCCGTTCCACGGCGGACGCGCAGCCCTGGCGCGAGACGCCGAGCGCACCGGTTCCCGCTACCCGTTCTTCGGCTACCACCAACTGCTCGCCCCCTGCGCCTTCTGGAACCGCCCACCCCTCACCCTGCCGACCCCGACCGGTGAAGGCGCGCCCCCACTCCTGCTGGTCCAATCCGAGCGCGACCCGGCAACCCCCGTCGAAGGCGCCCGCAGGTCCCACAAAGCCCTCAAGGGCTCCCGGATGCTGACCGTCCTGGACGAGGGCGACCACGGCATGTACGCGGTGGCGAACAACCCGTGCGTGGACCGCGCGGTGGAGGACTTCCTGGTGGACGGCAAGCTCCCACAACGCGACCTGACCTGCCCAGGAACACCGATGCCCACCCCGAACGCCCCGGCCGCGACGACCACCGCACTGTCCCCGCTGATCGGATTCCCGCTGTAA
- a CDS encoding response regulator — protein MTISVLLVDDHEIVRRGLLQLLQVEPDISVVGEAGTAADAVAAAAELKPDVAVIDVRLPDGSGVGVCRDIRSGNQPPPACLMLTSYDDDEALFGAIMAGAAGYMLKQVSGNDLVSAIRTLASGGSLLHAGVTATVLQRLRGGPVEDPRYASLSPQERRILDLIAEGLTNRQIAGRLFLAEKTVKNYVSSLLHKLGFDRRTEAGVYAAKRRQAGGYQHY, from the coding sequence ATGACCATCTCGGTGCTGCTGGTGGACGATCACGAGATCGTCAGGCGCGGGTTGTTGCAGCTGTTGCAGGTGGAGCCGGACATCTCGGTCGTCGGCGAGGCCGGGACGGCGGCGGACGCGGTCGCCGCGGCGGCGGAGCTGAAGCCGGACGTGGCCGTGATCGACGTGCGACTGCCCGACGGTTCGGGGGTGGGGGTGTGCCGGGACATCAGGTCCGGGAACCAGCCGCCGCCCGCCTGCCTGATGCTGACGTCGTACGACGACGACGAGGCGCTGTTCGGGGCGATCATGGCCGGGGCGGCCGGGTACATGCTCAAGCAGGTGTCGGGGAACGACCTGGTGTCGGCGATCCGGACGCTCGCGTCGGGCGGCTCGCTGCTGCACGCCGGGGTGACCGCGACGGTGCTGCAACGCCTGCGGGGCGGACCGGTGGAGGACCCCCGGTACGCGTCGCTGAGCCCGCAGGAGCGGCGCATCCTGGACCTGATCGCGGAGGGGCTGACCAACCGGCAGATCGCGGGCAGGCTGTTCCTCGCGGAGAAGACGGTCAAGAACTACGTGTCGTCGCTGCTGCACAAGCTCGGTTTCGACCGGAGGACGGAAGCCGGGGTCTACGCGGCCAAGCGGAGGCAGGCGGGCGGGTACCAGCACTACTAG
- a CDS encoding GAF domain-containing protein: MGDPNATRLEALVGLLTERSAEVVDSQERMRRLLGAVVSLASDLSLPDVLRRLVESSCDLAGARYGALAVVGPDRKLLEFTVGEDGAARQAGAPTSFDPGDPAFLGVPVRVRGEVFGNLYLTDKIGGGGFTEPDREVVEAVAAAAGITIQNARLYEESRQREVWLRASNEVTNALLTGTPDRDALRLVAVRARLAADAVSAAMAMPDADGELHVRVEDGALRGFTVSREGSASREVFTTGRPKVLDELPGHAGRAGPVVIVPLAAGDRVLGVLLVVRGPERSTFDRGDVALVESFARQAALILEFTKAQGAGRRIAVLEDRDRIARDLHDLVVQRLFGLGLGLQGLNGLIEQPVVAERLGEFVSEVDQTIREIRRTIFSLQEPSGVSSLRSQVLAAVQESVRMLGFEPELVVEGAIDSLVPDEVRPDLLATLREALANAARHSGARRVGVRLSVDGAATAVRLVVSDDGKGLPGAGGRHIGGLVNMRARAERWDGVCEVESEEGMGVVIRWSVPLVAA, translated from the coding sequence GTGGGGGACCCGAACGCGACGCGATTAGAAGCGCTGGTCGGTCTGCTGACCGAGCGCTCCGCCGAGGTGGTCGACTCCCAGGAGCGGATGCGCAGGCTGCTGGGCGCGGTCGTGTCGCTGGCCAGCGACCTGTCGCTGCCCGACGTGCTGCGCAGGCTGGTCGAGTCCTCGTGCGACCTCGCGGGCGCCCGCTACGGCGCGCTCGCCGTCGTCGGACCGGACCGGAAGCTGCTGGAGTTCACCGTCGGCGAGGACGGCGCCGCGCGGCAGGCGGGCGCGCCCACCTCGTTCGACCCCGGCGACCCGGCGTTCCTCGGCGTGCCCGTGCGGGTGCGCGGCGAGGTGTTCGGCAACCTCTACCTGACCGACAAGATCGGCGGTGGCGGGTTCACCGAGCCCGACCGCGAGGTCGTCGAGGCCGTGGCCGCGGCGGCGGGCATCACGATCCAGAACGCCCGGCTCTACGAGGAGTCCCGGCAGCGCGAGGTGTGGCTGCGCGCGTCCAACGAGGTCACCAACGCGCTGCTCACCGGCACCCCGGACCGCGACGCGCTGCGCCTGGTCGCGGTGCGCGCCCGGCTCGCCGCCGACGCCGTCAGCGCCGCCATGGCCATGCCCGACGCGGACGGCGAGCTGCACGTGCGGGTGGAGGACGGCGCGCTGCGCGGGTTCACCGTGTCCCGCGAGGGCAGCGCGAGCCGCGAGGTGTTCACCACCGGCAGGCCCAAGGTGCTGGACGAGCTGCCCGGCCACGCCGGGCGCGCGGGCCCCGTGGTGATCGTGCCGCTCGCGGCGGGCGACCGGGTGCTCGGCGTGCTGCTCGTGGTCAGGGGGCCGGAGCGCAGCACGTTCGACCGGGGCGACGTGGCGCTCGTGGAGTCGTTCGCCCGGCAGGCGGCGCTGATCCTGGAGTTCACCAAGGCGCAGGGCGCCGGGCGGCGCATCGCGGTGCTGGAGGACCGCGACCGCATCGCCCGCGACCTGCACGACCTGGTGGTGCAGCGGCTGTTCGGGCTGGGGCTGGGCCTGCAGGGGCTGAACGGGCTGATCGAGCAGCCGGTGGTCGCGGAGCGGCTGGGGGAGTTCGTCAGCGAGGTCGACCAGACCATCAGGGAGATCCGGCGCACGATCTTCTCGCTCCAGGAGCCGTCCGGGGTGTCCAGCCTGCGCTCGCAGGTGCTGGCGGCGGTGCAGGAGTCGGTGCGGATGCTCGGGTTCGAGCCGGAGCTGGTGGTGGAGGGCGCGATCGACTCGCTGGTCCCGGACGAGGTCCGACCGGACCTGCTGGCGACGTTGCGGGAGGCGCTGGCGAACGCGGCCAGGCACTCCGGGGCCAGGCGGGTGGGGGTCCGGCTCTCCGTGGACGGCGCGGCGACCGCGGTGCGGCTGGTGGTGTCCGATGACGGCAAGGGCCTGCCGGGCGCCGGGGGGCGGCACATCGGCGGCCTGGTGAACATGCGGGCGCGCGCCGAGCGGTGGGACGGGGTGTGCGAGGTGGAGAGCGAGGAGGGGATGGGGGTGGTGATCCGGTGGTCGGTTCCGCTGGTGGCCGCCTAG
- a CDS encoding pyridoxamine 5'-phosphate oxidase family protein — translation MLDSAGLEVLPHEECMRLLATQGLGRLVYTANALPVVHPVVYVVDRGALLMRVPRSSAAAGTRDSIVAFEVDQIADDLTSGWSVLVIGHVTEVVDDDALERARALELPSRGIEGGDHYLSMVVELMTGRRIPAP, via the coding sequence ATGCTGGACTCGGCTGGGTTGGAGGTGCTCCCGCACGAGGAGTGCATGCGGCTGCTCGCCACCCAGGGCCTCGGCAGGCTGGTGTACACCGCGAACGCCCTGCCCGTCGTCCACCCGGTGGTCTACGTCGTCGACCGGGGAGCGCTGCTGATGCGCGTCCCGAGGAGCAGCGCCGCGGCGGGGACCCGCGACAGCATCGTGGCGTTCGAGGTCGACCAGATCGCCGACGACCTGACGTCGGGCTGGTCCGTGCTGGTCATCGGGCACGTCACCGAGGTGGTGGACGACGACGCCCTGGAGCGGGCCCGCGCGCTGGAGCTGCCCAGCAGGGGCATCGAGGGCGGTGACCACTACCTGAGCATGGTCGTCGAGCTCATGACGGGTCGTCGCATTCCAGCGCCGTGA